A window of Infirmifilum lucidum contains these coding sequences:
- a CDS encoding protoheme IX farnesyltransferase: MREAFRLAADFFKIKQSLLLLWTGVFAFLVGANMRVDAVAFAFTVLSIFLTVIGTTGFNMVLDADIDSKMFRTRNRPIPSGRLDKKRGSLLSLAVLVPGLLLALMVNAWVFVAGVLGFLIDILLYTYLLKRRSPFSTVFGGFAGGMPALGGWAGATGSPGIPGILLLLLVAIWSNVHIWTLATYYVEDYKRAGVPMLPVVKGERAGVLGSLVALLLVAAVTTGIWAVGVLSLVGLVVSLAVLALPVSYLVKALRSGEYGKWSYKAFKTVNMFMGAVFLLMVLK; encoded by the coding sequence ATGAGAGAAGCATTCAGATTAGCCGCCGACTTCTTCAAGATTAAACAGAGCCTCCTGCTACTGTGGACGGGGGTTTTCGCGTTCCTCGTAGGCGCCAACATGAGGGTAGATGCAGTTGCTTTTGCTTTCACCGTGCTCTCGATATTCCTCACCGTCATCGGGACGACCGGCTTTAACATGGTTCTCGACGCCGACATAGACTCTAAGATGTTCAGGACAAGGAACAGGCCCATACCTTCCGGTAGGCTCGACAAGAAGAGGGGGAGCCTGCTCAGCTTAGCAGTGCTCGTCCCCGGCCTCTTACTGGCTCTCATGGTCAACGCCTGGGTCTTCGTAGCGGGCGTTCTAGGGTTTCTCATAGACATCCTACTCTACACCTACCTGTTGAAGCGCCGGAGCCCCTTCAGCACAGTATTCGGGGGGTTTGCCGGCGGGATGCCCGCGCTCGGGGGCTGGGCCGGTGCGACTGGCTCACCGGGCATCCCGGGAATTCTACTCCTGCTGCTCGTTGCAATCTGGAGCAATGTGCACATATGGACGCTAGCCACGTACTATGTCGAAGACTACAAGAGGGCTGGAGTGCCGATGTTACCCGTGGTGAAGGGGGAGAGAGCTGGAGTCCTAGGCTCGCTCGTAGCACTTCTCTTAGTGGCCGCAGTGACGACGGGCATTTGGGCCGTGGGTGTGCTCTCGCTAGTCGGCCTCGTGGTGTCGCTAGCAGTACTAGCCCTACCTGTATCTTACCTGGTGAAGGCTCTCCGTAGCGGCGAGTACGGCAAGTGGTCTTACAAGGCTTTCAAGACTGTTAACATGTTCATGGGCGCTGTTTTCCTGCTTATGGTTTTAAAGTAA
- a CDS encoding type IV pilus modification PilV family protein: MSFREYFSKHRRAFTLITVLIAVSPVFGVILTGIVGYHEPLDLAAEALGLKETTEENNWTPLIDYTVPGLPDWLGYIVSGVIGSVVVLLLAFLVLKLLR, from the coding sequence ATGAGCTTCAGGGAGTACTTCTCGAAGCACAGGAGGGCCTTCACCCTAATCACCGTGCTCATCGCCGTAAGCCCCGTCTTCGGGGTGATACTCACGGGCATCGTAGGCTATCACGAACCCCTAGACTTGGCAGCTGAGGCGCTGGGGCTCAAAGAGACAACTGAGGAAAATAACTGGACACCGCTCATCGACTACACTGTCCCGGGACTGCCGGACTGGCTCGGCTACATCGTTAGCGGGGTTATAGGCTCTGTAGTCGTGCTCCTGCTCGCATTCCTCGTACTGAAGCTCCTAAGGTAG
- a CDS encoding alkaline phosphatase family protein: MKLVYLVLDGVADRPGDGPTSLELSSHPALDELAKRSKAGLMYTIGKGVAPESDAAVISILGYNPHEEYTGRGPLEAVGAGLSIREGYEVAFRANFATIDPDTRRIVDRRCGRNLTSEEARELARALDGAELGVYNAYARVVATVGHRAVVVIGSRDFRLSDAVENTDPAYSKQGYVSVAKPTFEPFVARARPLEDTEEARRTAELVNAFTELSISVLRDHSVNVKRSKEGKLPANAILLRDSGGRLPRLQPISEKFGLSFGAVAEMPVEIGIARVLKMDVEAVPPPTGDKKSDYRVRLEATKKLLEKSDAVYVHLKGPDEPGHDGDLKAKVESVEAIDAYYVSPLLDLIEGEDIAVIVTADHATPYTRKSHTDDPVPLILYSPNLHHDGVERFTEKECSKGSLGVFQHGWEMLPKILEVLRGGR; this comes from the coding sequence GTGAAGCTCGTCTACCTAGTCCTCGACGGGGTAGCCGACAGGCCGGGCGACGGCCCAACGTCTCTCGAGCTGTCGAGCCACCCGGCACTCGACGAGCTCGCCAAGAGGTCTAAAGCAGGGCTGATGTATACCATTGGAAAAGGCGTAGCCCCGGAGAGCGATGCCGCTGTAATCTCCATACTGGGCTACAACCCCCACGAGGAGTATACGGGCCGCGGCCCCCTCGAGGCTGTAGGGGCTGGGCTGAGCATAAGAGAGGGCTACGAAGTAGCGTTCAGGGCAAACTTCGCTACCATAGACCCCGACACCAGGAGGATCGTCGACAGGAGGTGTGGGCGCAACCTCACGAGCGAGGAGGCGCGCGAGCTGGCAAGAGCCCTTGACGGGGCCGAGCTGGGGGTGTACAACGCTTACGCCAGGGTAGTTGCCACGGTGGGCCACAGGGCAGTCGTAGTAATCGGGAGCAGGGATTTCAGGCTGAGCGACGCGGTCGAGAACACAGATCCAGCGTACTCCAAGCAGGGCTACGTCTCGGTCGCAAAGCCCACATTCGAGCCATTTGTTGCGCGGGCAAGGCCCCTAGAGGACACGGAAGAGGCCAGGAGGACAGCGGAGCTCGTAAACGCGTTTACCGAGCTGTCGATATCCGTCCTCCGCGACCACTCCGTAAACGTCAAGAGGTCAAAGGAAGGCAAGCTACCAGCTAACGCTATCCTACTTCGGGACTCGGGCGGCAGGCTCCCGAGGCTACAGCCGATAAGCGAGAAGTTCGGCTTGAGCTTCGGGGCTGTCGCGGAAATGCCCGTAGAGATCGGGATAGCGCGCGTGCTCAAAATGGACGTCGAGGCTGTGCCGCCGCCGACGGGGGACAAGAAGTCGGACTACAGAGTGAGGCTTGAGGCCACGAAAAAACTCCTCGAGAAGAGCGACGCAGTATACGTGCACTTGAAGGGGCCAGACGAGCCAGGCCACGACGGAGACCTCAAGGCCAAGGTCGAGAGCGTAGAGGCGATAGACGCCTACTACGTGTCCCCCCTGCTGGACCTCATAGAAGGCGAAGACATAGCAGTCATCGTGACTGCAGACCACGCCACACCCTACACCAGGAAGTCGCACACAGACGACCCAGTGCCACTCATACTCTACTCGCCAAACCTGCACCACGACGGCGTTGAAAGGTTCACTGAGAAGGAGTGCTCGAAGGGTAGCCTCGGCGTATTCCAGCACGGGTGGGAAATGCTTCCAAAAATCCTCGAAGTCCTACGCGGGGGACGCTAG
- a CDS encoding NAD+ synthase has product MALPKIDLELARQSIVSGLRKYVFEIAGKRGGVVGVSGGVDSAVVAVLASQALGPENVRVIVMPSASTPKSDIEDAFLVAKRAGVPEKNVELIDIEPILGSFDRALGGMTNVERGNLAARVRMAVLHQRAYRYGSLVVGTGDRSEILIGYFTKYGDGGVDVLPIGGLYKTYVRQLALHLGLPERIALKPSSPRLWPGHEAEKELGISYEVIDEVLYWLFDVGLEPGEVSKVAGIERSIVDKIVEMHRKSTHKREPPPIIRPAIRYL; this is encoded by the coding sequence GTGGCGCTCCCGAAGATAGACCTCGAACTAGCCCGGCAATCAATAGTGAGTGGTCTCAGGAAGTACGTTTTCGAGATCGCTGGTAAGCGTGGCGGCGTAGTGGGGGTGAGTGGGGGCGTTGACAGCGCGGTTGTTGCCGTGCTAGCTTCCCAGGCTCTCGGCCCGGAAAACGTCCGCGTGATAGTAATGCCCAGTGCATCAACGCCAAAGAGCGACATAGAAGACGCATTCCTCGTAGCAAAGAGAGCTGGCGTTCCTGAGAAGAACGTCGAGCTTATCGACATCGAGCCAATTCTAGGCAGCTTTGACAGGGCTCTCGGGGGGATGACGAACGTTGAGAGAGGCAACCTCGCAGCGCGCGTCAGGATGGCTGTCCTCCACCAACGCGCCTACAGGTACGGTAGCCTCGTGGTAGGCACGGGGGACAGGAGCGAGATCCTCATAGGCTACTTCACAAAGTACGGTGACGGCGGCGTAGACGTCCTGCCTATCGGCGGGCTCTACAAGACATACGTCAGGCAACTGGCACTCCACCTGGGCCTGCCGGAGAGGATAGCCCTGAAGCCAAGCAGCCCACGCCTATGGCCCGGACACGAGGCCGAGAAGGAGTTGGGGATTAGCTACGAGGTTATTGACGAGGTTCTTTACTGGCTGTTCGACGTGGGCTTGGAGCCTGGAGAAGTCAGCAAGGTTGCCGGGATTGAACGGAGTATCGTCGATAAGATCGTCGAGATGCACAGGAAAAGCACTCACAAGCGTGAACCTCCTCCCATTATAAGGCCAGCTATCCGTTATCTCTGA
- a CDS encoding MFS transporter produces the protein MTGPYIQLYLSRLGAMPEDLSLVQSLQQYGNALSRVVGGYFTDRHGRKKIIWVGTMLVSATYLLMALVSDWRLYAVISSVNSFSLFYQPALESIRADSVALDARGRIYAFIQFLSGLTSSLAPLGGAAVVNALGLVDGVRLGFILSGLVGFAIAVARLKYLEETLPSNNAEGFLEAYREALKLIKSSIASMLVVDVLLNLVGAMTFLDNYYMFYYLGVDKTALGVLATVGGLTGLLFTLPAGFVVDKYGRGLALTWGYILGTLNLLIFVLTPPKTRATLPLLLLSAVIGSIGGPLYGLAHDSLRADLVPKEYRGRVFALLGIPPAIAWSAGAMIGGWMYSALGPQIPFIASLALRILLAPLLIALFKDMTRLIDEQLRDNG, from the coding sequence ATGACGGGGCCGTACATACAGTTATACCTCAGCAGGCTTGGAGCTATGCCAGAAGACCTCTCGCTGGTACAGTCTCTGCAGCAGTACGGCAACGCTCTATCACGCGTAGTAGGGGGCTACTTCACCGACAGGCACGGCCGGAAGAAGATCATATGGGTGGGCACCATGCTGGTCTCAGCGACCTACTTACTCATGGCTCTGGTCTCGGACTGGAGGCTGTACGCAGTCATCTCAAGCGTAAACAGTTTCTCGCTCTTCTACCAGCCCGCACTTGAGAGCATACGGGCAGACTCTGTCGCTCTAGACGCCAGGGGGAGGATATATGCTTTCATCCAGTTCCTCAGTGGTCTAACGTCCTCGCTTGCTCCACTCGGCGGCGCTGCAGTCGTGAATGCTCTGGGTCTGGTCGACGGAGTTAGGCTAGGCTTCATACTCAGCGGGCTAGTCGGCTTCGCGATTGCAGTGGCTAGGCTCAAGTACCTGGAGGAGACCCTCCCCTCCAACAATGCTGAGGGCTTCCTAGAGGCTTACCGCGAGGCGTTGAAGCTCATAAAGAGCAGCATAGCAAGCATGCTCGTCGTCGACGTCCTCCTCAACCTCGTAGGAGCGATGACGTTCCTCGACAACTACTACATGTTCTACTACCTCGGAGTCGATAAAACAGCCCTCGGAGTTTTAGCAACTGTCGGGGGGCTGACGGGCCTGCTCTTCACCCTACCCGCAGGATTTGTAGTCGATAAGTACGGGAGGGGCCTTGCGCTAACATGGGGGTACATCCTGGGGACGCTAAACCTACTCATATTCGTCCTCACGCCGCCGAAAACTCGCGCCACACTCCCCCTCCTGCTCCTCTCAGCGGTCATAGGGTCTATAGGAGGCCCCCTCTACGGACTGGCCCACGACTCGCTCCGCGCAGACTTAGTGCCTAAGGAGTACAGGGGCAGGGTTTTCGCGCTCCTAGGAATACCCCCGGCTATCGCCTGGAGCGCTGGTGCGATGATTGGCGGCTGGATGTACAGCGCCCTTGGCCCCCAAATACCTTTTATAGCTAGCCTGGCGCTGAGGATACTCCTAGCACCACTACTTATCGCGTTATTCAAGGATATGACCCGGCTTATCGACGAGCAACTCAGAGATAACGGATAG
- a CDS encoding energy-coupling factor ABC transporter permease, which produces MHIPDGYLDPVTCAVTYAVSLAFGFVAVKKARAAPEETKTLLPVMAAAVFVAQMLNWPIPGGTSLHLVGGALTAILMGPWLGYLTLTLVLVVQALVFHDGGITTLGANVLNMAIVAVLAGYAVYRAFPDKYRTLANFLAGWLSITLAGLVAGVELGLSSAFLYGLSVTVPVMGGWHALLGVVEGAITAGVYSYLKSRHPELVKG; this is translated from the coding sequence ATGCATATACCTGACGGGTACCTCGACCCAGTAACGTGTGCTGTGACCTATGCAGTTTCCCTGGCTTTCGGCTTCGTCGCCGTGAAGAAGGCTCGCGCGGCCCCTGAGGAGACAAAGACCCTCTTGCCGGTCATGGCTGCAGCGGTATTCGTGGCGCAGATGCTGAACTGGCCTATCCCGGGCGGCACTTCCCTGCATCTGGTGGGAGGAGCTCTTACCGCTATACTAATGGGGCCCTGGCTCGGCTACCTAACCCTTACACTCGTCCTGGTTGTTCAGGCGCTAGTATTCCACGACGGGGGTATAACAACGCTCGGCGCGAACGTACTGAACATGGCGATTGTAGCCGTCCTCGCCGGCTACGCTGTCTACAGGGCCTTCCCCGACAAGTATAGAACTCTCGCGAACTTCCTCGCAGGCTGGCTAAGCATTACTCTAGCCGGGTTAGTGGCCGGAGTCGAGCTGGGCCTGTCGTCAGCTTTCCTCTACGGGCTCAGCGTTACAGTGCCAGTGATGGGCGGCTGGCACGCCCTGCTTGGGGTGGTCGAGGGGGCTATAACGGCAGGCGTCTACTCGTACCTCAAGTCCAGGCACCCGGAGCTAGTGAAGGGGTGA
- a CDS encoding DUF998 domain-containing protein has translation MVPAKLYRVSRLLLLAGPLAFAVFSAGVLLSSQLNPWWSLYKDAFSDLGGPKARAPWIFNSALIVAGVLFCMFSIGLLGLSKSRVVSFASGLLFMAGVFLALIGVYPSGTRPHVFVSSWFYVQSFMGMAVLGVGLLLEKKLVHGIALLLLGVLPMPLALLVEATIGWPSIAILELAGAFFILAGALLLLSNTL, from the coding sequence ATGGTGCCGGCGAAATTGTACAGGGTTTCACGGCTCTTGCTGCTCGCAGGACCATTAGCTTTCGCCGTATTCTCGGCAGGTGTATTGCTGTCGTCACAGCTAAACCCCTGGTGGAGCCTCTACAAGGACGCATTCAGCGACCTAGGAGGCCCTAAGGCTCGTGCCCCGTGGATCTTCAACTCAGCGTTGATCGTAGCAGGCGTGCTCTTCTGCATGTTCTCAATCGGACTGCTAGGCCTGTCAAAGTCCAGAGTCGTGTCGTTTGCATCGGGGCTTCTATTCATGGCTGGAGTCTTCCTAGCTCTTATAGGAGTCTACCCGAGCGGAACTAGGCCTCACGTGTTCGTCTCGTCGTGGTTCTACGTTCAGAGTTTCATGGGCATGGCTGTGCTTGGTGTTGGCTTGCTACTCGAAAAGAAGCTTGTTCACGGCATAGCCCTCCTACTCCTCGGGGTGCTCCCCATGCCGCTCGCACTGCTAGTAGAAGCCACTATCGGCTGGCCGAGCATCGCGATACTCGAGCTTGCAGGTGCCTTTTTCATCCTTGCAGGAGCACTACTTTTACTTAGTAATACCTTGTAA
- a CDS encoding UbiA family prenyltransferase has protein sequence MPRLKDWFMATRPWSFVLTVISITAATAYTYFLTQTVNFPFYVATLIGVILLHASANVLNDYYDTLRGVDIPGAPTTMYRPHPLITGFTTPQGLRNFGLSLLAGGLLVAFILAVYRTLVVVLLALSGVLFLIGYSGPPGFKYKSLGELAVFLSWGPLMWLGTFYVQTGYLDYRPILASVPVGLLVAAVLTANNLRDIEFDKSRGAITLEVVLGRDRGLKFFEYFEVYTAYVVLAILALTRVIPLLSLLSFLTLPQAVKLVNTFKREIPPVADPMTAQLVQNFGLLMVAGIILGGILHV, from the coding sequence ATGCCGCGGCTGAAAGACTGGTTCATGGCCACTAGGCCCTGGTCATTCGTGCTCACAGTAATCTCTATAACTGCCGCCACGGCCTACACTTACTTCCTGACGCAGACGGTCAATTTCCCGTTCTATGTCGCGACGCTTATAGGAGTCATCCTGCTGCACGCCTCTGCGAATGTATTGAATGACTACTACGACACCCTGCGGGGAGTAGACATCCCTGGAGCACCTACGACGATGTACAGGCCACACCCCCTCATAACGGGCTTCACAACCCCCCAGGGCCTGAGAAACTTCGGCCTATCATTGCTCGCCGGGGGCCTACTCGTAGCCTTTATACTCGCGGTGTACAGGACGCTAGTAGTAGTCTTGCTGGCTCTCTCTGGAGTGCTTTTCCTCATAGGCTACTCGGGACCACCGGGGTTCAAGTACAAGTCTCTCGGCGAACTAGCAGTCTTCCTCAGCTGGGGTCCCTTAATGTGGCTTGGAACATTCTACGTGCAGACGGGCTACCTTGACTACAGGCCTATCCTGGCGAGCGTGCCGGTGGGGCTTCTCGTTGCGGCCGTGCTCACTGCCAATAACTTGAGGGACATTGAGTTCGATAAGAGCAGGGGTGCAATAACGCTCGAGGTTGTTCTCGGGAGGGACAGGGGCCTCAAGTTCTTCGAGTACTTCGAGGTCTACACTGCTTACGTGGTTCTAGCGATCCTAGCTCTGACTCGTGTTATACCCCTACTCTCGCTACTGTCATTCTTGACCCTACCCCAGGCGGTCAAGCTCGTGAATACCTTCAAGCGGGAAATACCACCAGTAGCTGATCCCATGACAGCACAACTCGTACAGAACTTCGGCCTTCTCATGGTAGCAGGCATAATCCTCGGGGGAATACTACACGTCTAA